The Streptomyces europaeiscabiei genome window below encodes:
- the thrB gene encoding homoserine kinase, translating into MAGPAFRAAAVRVRVPATSANLGPGFDALGLSLGLYDDVVVRVADSGLHVDIAGEGSETLPRDERHLLVRSLRTAFDLLGGQPRGLEIVCANRIPHGRGLGSSSAAICAGIVAARAVTIGGDNRLDDAALLELATEIEGHPDNVAACLLGGFTLSWMEGGAARAIRMEPADSIVPVVFVPGKPVLTETARGLLPRTVPHVDAATNAGRAALLVEALTRRPELLLPATEDRLHQEYRAPAMPESAALVERLRADGVPAVISGAGPTVLALADEASADKVADLAGSGWAANRLDLDARGACVMPLTTTVAEPGAGSGGE; encoded by the coding sequence ATGGCCGGTCCAGCGTTCCGCGCCGCCGCCGTACGGGTGCGCGTTCCCGCCACCAGCGCCAACCTAGGTCCGGGCTTCGACGCCCTGGGCCTGTCGCTGGGGCTCTACGACGACGTGGTCGTCCGGGTGGCCGACTCCGGCCTGCACGTCGACATCGCGGGGGAGGGCAGCGAGACACTCCCGCGCGACGAGCGGCATCTGCTCGTGCGTTCCCTGCGCACCGCCTTCGACCTGCTGGGCGGGCAGCCCCGGGGCCTCGAGATCGTGTGCGCCAACCGCATCCCGCACGGCCGCGGCCTCGGCTCCTCCTCCGCCGCCATCTGTGCCGGCATCGTCGCCGCCCGCGCCGTGACCATAGGCGGCGACAACCGGCTCGACGACGCCGCGCTGCTCGAACTGGCCACGGAGATCGAGGGCCACCCCGACAACGTCGCGGCCTGTCTTCTCGGCGGCTTCACGCTCTCCTGGATGGAGGGCGGCGCCGCGCGGGCGATCAGGATGGAGCCCGCCGATTCCATCGTTCCGGTGGTTTTCGTTCCCGGAAAGCCCGTTCTGACGGAGACGGCGCGCGGACTGCTCCCGCGCACCGTCCCGCACGTCGACGCTGCAACCAACGCGGGCCGGGCGGCCCTCCTCGTGGAAGCCCTGACCAGGCGCCCCGAGCTGCTGCTGCCCGCCACCGAGGACCGGCTGCACCAGGAGTACCGGGCGCCCGCCATGCCGGAGAGCGCGGCTCTGGTGGAGCGCCTGCGGGCCGACGGCGTCCCGGCGGTCATCTCCGGCGCCGGACCCACGGTCCTGGCCCTGGCCGACGAGGCCAGTGCCGACAAGGTGGCCGATCTCGCGGGTTCGGGCTGGGCCGCCAACCGGCTGGACCTCGATGCCCGAGGGGCGTGCGTCATGCCGCTCACCACCACCGTCGCCGAACCCGGCGCCGGCAGCGGCGGCGAATAG
- a CDS encoding trypsin-like serine protease, translating to MSSASGATADNGTTPNEADVTIAKAMAADDTARVAEREPSSSASSDGGLEQSAQIIGGSETTIGSAPWMAQLWYYDPSLDLGFFCGGTVVSPTKILTAAHCVDKDYYDWAAYGEIVTGTDRLPTAVYNDDGSLDHVDYHGGTATAVSRQWNHSSWNEEAIDNDVAVLTLASPVKATPIKMTTSGDTTSYKAGTKAKVYGWGRTSSKTQDISETLKTATLPIVSDTTCGNTWGGYFVKGHMVCAGPPAGGTDATTTATCNGDSGGPLIVNNRVIGVVSWGVLDCVEKGAYPVFAKVSKYVGATYPRVDDAAITRDGKADVFLRNKETGTGYVRASTGSKLGDRKALTAEGSWTGYNLVQQTDLNRDGYQDYVLRRSSDGDVFWRRYVPSSSTWTTTQLFDDWKTRTRIVTPGDVTGDALPDLLSVDSAGALWIYPGKGTGSFGTRVKVGTGWSTYNAVVGHGDFTGDGKADLIARTKTGSNVYLYKGTGKSGTGAFAARVKVRSDWSAYNTLITPGDVSGDGKADLLARTPAGTLYLYKGTGKATSEIFSTRGSVGTSYAQYDLLG from the coding sequence ATGTCGTCCGCGAGTGGGGCGACCGCCGACAACGGCACGACGCCCAACGAAGCGGACGTAACGATCGCCAAGGCGATGGCGGCGGACGACACCGCGAGGGTGGCCGAGCGGGAACCGTCGTCGAGCGCGAGTTCGGACGGTGGCCTGGAGCAGTCCGCCCAGATCATCGGCGGCTCGGAGACCACGATCGGCTCGGCGCCCTGGATGGCGCAGCTCTGGTACTACGACCCGAGCCTGGACCTCGGGTTCTTCTGCGGCGGTACGGTCGTCTCGCCGACGAAGATCCTCACCGCCGCGCACTGCGTCGACAAGGACTACTACGACTGGGCCGCGTACGGCGAGATCGTCACCGGCACCGACCGGCTGCCCACGGCCGTCTACAACGACGACGGCAGCCTTGACCACGTTGACTACCACGGCGGTACCGCCACCGCGGTCTCACGTCAGTGGAACCACTCCTCGTGGAACGAGGAGGCGATCGACAACGACGTCGCCGTCCTGACGCTGGCGTCGCCGGTCAAGGCCACGCCGATCAAGATGACGACGTCGGGCGACACCACCTCGTACAAGGCCGGCACCAAGGCCAAGGTCTACGGGTGGGGCCGTACCAGCTCCAAGACCCAGGACATCTCGGAGACGCTGAAGACGGCCACGCTGCCGATCGTCAGCGACACGACCTGCGGGAACACATGGGGCGGCTACTTCGTCAAGGGCCACATGGTCTGCGCGGGTCCGCCCGCCGGCGGCACCGACGCCACGACCACCGCCACCTGCAACGGTGACTCCGGTGGCCCGCTCATCGTCAACAACAGGGTCATCGGCGTCGTCTCGTGGGGCGTCCTGGACTGCGTGGAGAAGGGCGCGTACCCGGTCTTCGCGAAGGTCAGCAAGTACGTCGGCGCGACCTACCCGAGGGTCGACGACGCCGCCATCACCCGTGACGGCAAGGCCGACGTCTTCCTGCGCAACAAGGAGACCGGCACGGGCTACGTCCGCGCCTCCACGGGCTCCAAGCTCGGCGACCGCAAGGCCCTGACCGCCGAGGGCAGCTGGACGGGCTACAACCTGGTCCAGCAGACCGACCTGAACCGGGACGGCTACCAGGACTACGTGCTGCGCCGCTCCTCCGACGGTGACGTCTTCTGGCGGCGGTACGTGCCCTCGTCCAGCACCTGGACGACCACGCAGCTCTTCGACGACTGGAAGACCCGCACCCGGATCGTCACCCCCGGTGACGTCACCGGCGACGCCCTGCCCGACCTGCTCTCGGTCGACTCGGCGGGCGCCCTGTGGATCTACCCCGGCAAGGGCACCGGTTCCTTCGGTACCCGCGTCAAGGTCGGCACGGGCTGGAGCACGTACAACGCGGTAGTCGGTCACGGCGACTTCACCGGCGACGGCAAGGCCGACCTGATCGCCCGTACCAAGACCGGCTCGAACGTCTACCTCTACAAGGGCACCGGCAAGTCCGGCACCGGCGCCTTCGCCGCCCGCGTGAAGGTCCGCTCGGACTGGAGCGCCTACAACACGCTCATCACTCCCGGTGACGTGAGTGGCGATGGCAAGGCGGACCTCCTGGCCCGTACGCCGGCCGGCACGCTGTACCTCTACAAGGGCACCGGCAAGGCCACGAGCGAGATCTTCAGCACACGGGGCTCGGTCGGCACCAGCTACGCCCAGTACGACCTGCTCGGCTGA
- the rho gene encoding transcription termination factor Rho: MSDTTDLMGARVEDTAAAPATDAAPASGAGSRRRRGTGLEGMVLAELQQVASGLGIRGTARMRKSQLIEVIKDAQAGGGAPAKAEAVTETKPKRRATSKARTGDDAAPAEKAAAKKAEAPAEKAEQAVAQQQIEIPGQPAGGDEAPTERRRRRATADAGSPETVTAEAKSEPKAETSAQAQGDAGDQGGEGRQGRRDRGRDRGERTDRTERTERTDRTERGERGRRGKTDEQQGGGGQQQRDRGQQQSQQQGGRQDRQDRQRDNGPQDDDDFDGGRRGRRGRYRDRRGRRGRDEIGAPEPQLADDDVLIPVAGILDILDNYAFIRTSGYLPGPNDVYVSLAQVRKNGLRKGDHVTGAVRQPKDGERREKFNALVRLDSANGMAAESGRGRPEFNKLTPLYPQDRLRLETDPGVLTTRIIDLVAPIGKGQRGLIVAPPKTGKTMIMQAIANAITHNNPECHLMVVLVDERPEEVTDMQRSVKGEVISSTFDRPAEDHTTVAELAIERAKRLVELGHDVVVLLDSITRLGRAYNLAAPASGRILSGGVDSTALYPPKRFFGAARNIEDGGSLTILATALVDTGSRMDEVIFEEFKGTGNAELKLDRKLADKRIFPAVDVDASGTRKEEILLAPDELAVVWKLRRVLHALDQQQAVELLLDKMKQTKSNAEFLMQIQKTTPGNGGD, translated from the coding sequence GTGAGCGACACCACCGATCTGATGGGCGCACGTGTCGAGGACACCGCTGCCGCGCCCGCCACGGACGCCGCGCCTGCCAGCGGTGCCGGCTCCCGGCGGCGCCGTGGCACCGGCCTCGAGGGCATGGTGCTGGCCGAGCTGCAGCAGGTCGCATCCGGCCTCGGCATCAGGGGCACCGCGCGTATGCGCAAGAGCCAGCTGATCGAGGTCATCAAGGACGCGCAGGCGGGAGGGGGTGCCCCGGCGAAGGCCGAGGCAGTCACCGAGACCAAGCCGAAGCGCCGCGCCACCTCCAAGGCGCGCACGGGCGATGACGCCGCCCCGGCCGAGAAGGCCGCCGCCAAGAAGGCCGAGGCGCCCGCCGAGAAGGCCGAGCAGGCCGTGGCCCAGCAGCAGATCGAGATCCCCGGCCAGCCGGCCGGCGGCGACGAGGCGCCCACCGAGCGCCGTCGGCGCCGTGCCACCGCCGACGCGGGCAGCCCCGAGACGGTCACCGCCGAGGCCAAGAGCGAGCCCAAGGCCGAGACGTCGGCCCAGGCCCAGGGCGACGCCGGTGACCAGGGCGGCGAGGGCCGTCAGGGCCGTCGCGACCGCGGCCGTGACCGCGGTGAGCGTACTGACCGCACCGAGCGCACCGAGCGCACCGACCGCACCGAGCGCGGTGAGCGCGGCCGTCGGGGCAAGACCGACGAGCAGCAGGGCGGCGGTGGCCAGCAGCAGCGTGACCGCGGCCAGCAGCAGAGCCAGCAGCAGGGTGGCCGCCAGGACCGCCAGGACCGTCAGCGTGACAACGGCCCGCAGGACGACGACGACTTCGACGGCGGACGCCGTGGCCGTCGCGGCCGTTACCGGGACCGTCGTGGCCGTCGCGGCCGTGACGAGATCGGCGCTCCGGAGCCGCAGCTCGCCGACGACGACGTCCTGATCCCCGTCGCGGGCATCCTGGACATCCTCGACAACTACGCGTTCATCCGTACGTCGGGCTACCTGCCGGGCCCGAACGACGTGTACGTGTCGCTCGCCCAGGTCCGCAAGAACGGCCTGCGCAAGGGTGACCACGTCACCGGCGCGGTCCGTCAGCCCAAGGACGGCGAGCGCCGCGAGAAGTTCAACGCGCTGGTCCGCCTCGACTCCGCGAACGGCATGGCCGCCGAGTCGGGCCGTGGCCGCCCGGAGTTCAACAAGCTGACGCCGCTCTACCCGCAGGACCGGCTCCGTCTGGAGACCGACCCGGGCGTCCTCACCACCCGCATCATCGACCTCGTCGCGCCGATCGGTAAGGGTCAGCGTGGTCTGATCGTGGCCCCGCCGAAGACCGGCAAGACCATGATCATGCAGGCGATCGCCAACGCGATCACGCACAACAACCCCGAGTGCCACCTGATGGTCGTCCTTGTCGACGAGCGTCCGGAAGAGGTCACCGACATGCAGCGGTCGGTGAAGGGCGAGGTCATCTCCTCGACCTTCGACCGCCCGGCCGAGGACCACACGACGGTCGCCGAGCTCGCCATCGAGCGTGCCAAGCGGCTCGTCGAGCTGGGCCACGACGTGGTCGTGCTGCTCGACTCGATCACGCGTCTGGGCCGTGCGTACAACCTGGCGGCGCCGGCCTCCGGCCGCATCCTGTCCGGTGGTGTCGACTCGACCGCCCTGTACCCGCCGAAGCGCTTCTTCGGTGCGGCCCGCAACATCGAGGACGGCGGCTCGCTGACCATCCTCGCCACCGCGCTGGTGGACACCGGGTCCCGCATGGACGAGGTGATCTTCGAGGAGTTCAAGGGCACGGGCAACGCCGAGCTGAAGCTCGACCGGAAGCTCGCGGACAAGCGGATCTTCCCCGCGGTGGACGTGGACGCGTCCGGTACGCGTAAGGAAGAGATCCTGCTCGCCCCCGACGAACTCGCCGTCGTCTGGAAGCTGCGCCGGGTGCTGCACGCCCTCGACCAGCAGCAGGCGGTCGAGCTGCTTCTCGACAAGATGAAGCAGACGAAGTCGAACGCCGAGTTCCTGATGCAGATCCAGAAGACGACGCCGGGCAACGGCGGCGACTAG
- the thrC gene encoding threonine synthase produces the protein MTHQWRGIIEEYRDRLPVSDSTPVVTLREGGTPLVPAQVLSERTGCEVHLKVEGANPTGSFKDRGMTMAITRAKEEGAKAVICASTGNTSASAAAYAVRAGMVSAVLVPRGKIALGKMGQALVHGAKILQVDGNFDDCLTLARELSDNYPVALVNSVNPVRIEGQKTAAFEIVDMLGDAPDIHVLPVGNAGNITAYWKGYKEYAADGIAAKTPRMWGFQASGSAPIVRGEIVKDPSTIATAIRIGNPASWSYALAAKDESGGFIDEVTDREILRAYRLLAAQEGVFVEPASAASVAGLLKAAEQGKVDPGQTIVCTVTGNGLKDPDWAVAGAPQPVTVPVDAATAAERLGLA, from the coding sequence ATGACCCACCAGTGGCGCGGAATCATCGAGGAGTACCGGGACCGGCTGCCCGTCTCCGACAGCACGCCGGTCGTGACGCTCCGCGAGGGCGGCACGCCCCTCGTGCCCGCGCAGGTGCTCTCGGAGCGCACGGGCTGCGAGGTCCACCTCAAGGTGGAGGGTGCCAACCCGACCGGGTCCTTCAAGGACCGCGGCATGACCATGGCCATCACACGGGCGAAGGAAGAGGGTGCGAAGGCAGTCATCTGTGCCTCCACGGGCAACACCTCTGCCTCCGCGGCCGCCTACGCCGTACGTGCGGGCATGGTCTCGGCCGTGCTCGTCCCGCGCGGGAAGATCGCGCTGGGCAAGATGGGCCAGGCCCTGGTGCACGGCGCGAAGATCCTCCAGGTCGACGGCAACTTCGACGACTGCCTCACCCTCGCGAGGGAACTCAGCGACAACTACCCTGTGGCGCTGGTCAATTCGGTGAACCCGGTGCGGATCGAGGGCCAGAAGACCGCCGCGTTCGAGATCGTGGACATGCTCGGCGATGCGCCCGACATCCACGTCCTGCCGGTGGGCAACGCGGGCAACATCACGGCGTACTGGAAGGGCTACAAGGAGTACGCCGCCGACGGCATCGCCGCGAAGACCCCCCGTATGTGGGGCTTCCAGGCCTCCGGCTCCGCCCCGATCGTGCGCGGCGAGATCGTCAAGGACCCGTCGACGATCGCCACCGCGATCCGTATCGGCAACCCCGCGTCCTGGAGTTACGCCCTGGCCGCGAAGGACGAGTCGGGCGGCTTCATCGACGAGGTGACGGACCGTGAGATCCTGCGCGCCTACCGGCTGTTGGCCGCTCAGGAGGGCGTTTTCGTGGAGCCCGCCTCCGCCGCCTCCGTGGCCGGTCTGCTGAAGGCCGCCGAGCAGGGCAAGGTCGACCCGGGCCAGACCATCGTCTGCACGGTCACCGGCAACGGCCTCAAGGACCCCGACTGGGCCGTCGCGGGCGCCCCGCAGCCGGTCACCGTCCCGGTGGACGCGGCGACGGCGGCCGAGCGCCTCGGCCTCGCGTAG